Proteins encoded together in one Antennarius striatus isolate MH-2024 chromosome 13, ASM4005453v1, whole genome shotgun sequence window:
- the sdf2 gene encoding stromal cell-derived factor 2 — protein sequence MGDLSRPVLPQALQTLFLLLVYSCLLTSGTELNFVTCGSVIKLLNTRHDVRLHSHDVRYGSGSGQQSVTGVTAVEDSNSYWSVRGTSDALCHRGTPVKCGQTIRLTHVNTGRNLHSHYFTSPLSSNQEVSAFGDEGEGDHLDEWSVQCEGALWRREEAVRFRHKATDALLSVTGEQYGRPIHGQTEVHAMLHPSQHSLWKTMEGIFMKPSESPAGSRDYSQRHTEF from the exons ATGGGTGACCTCAGCCGGCCAGTTCTTCCACAAGCTCTACAAACGCTGTTTCTCCTGCTAGTTTATTCTTGTCTGCTGACAAGCGGGACGGAACTGAACTTTGTGACGTGTGGCTCCGTCATCAAACTCTTAAACACTCGACACGACGTCAGACTCCACTCACACGACGTGCGCTACGGCTCTG gtAGTGGGCAGCAGTCTGTGACAGGGGTGACTGCAGTGGAAGACAGTAACAGCTACTGGAGCGTTCGGGGGACGAGTGATGCGCTGTGCCATCGCGGTACTCCAGTCAAGTGTGGCCAGACTATCCGCCTCACTCATGTCAACACAGGCCGTAACCTCCACAGCCACTACTTCACCTCCCCGCTGTCATCTAACCAG GAGGTGAGTGCGTTTGGTGATGAAGGAGAAGGGGACCACCTGGACGAGTGGTCAGTTCAATGTGAGGGAGCTCTGTGGAGGCGAGAAGAGGCCGTTCGTTTCCGTCACAAGGCTACTGATGCTTTGCTGTCGGTGACAGGGGAGCAATACGGACGACCGATTCACGGTCAGACAGAAGTTCACGCCATGTTGCATCCCAGTCAGCACAGCCTGTGGAAGACGATGGAGGGGATTTTCATGAAGCCCAGTGAGAGCCCGGCGGGCAGCCGAGACTACAGCCAACGTCACACAGAGTTTTGA